In Malania oleifera isolate guangnan ecotype guangnan chromosome 8, ASM2987363v1, whole genome shotgun sequence, a single window of DNA contains:
- the LOC131162720 gene encoding uncharacterized protein LOC131162720, whose product MKGLCTVKRKLNEKKKDFLTEQVSALILSQTPQKLRDSGSPTIYITIGKSHIGRASLDLGSSVNLLPFSIYEQLDLVELMKTSMMLQLADRSLKASRGVIEYVLVQVDKFYYLVDFIVLDMQQPISNIYQAPIVLGWPFLATSNTLINCRSGAVKLTFGNMTLKMNVFNAHKTLTGCDDLEVHTVDMVDDMDISELLLAFDSDCAFESESFKQPEVFDEKVPLIREFPESEGQSTKIDAIPVRDVQQRLNPTMTKVVKKEVLKILDVDIIYPITDMSYAPWFDAIVNYLVIDRTPEHGVTQDKHKFFAEIKIILEKTGCHNQKD is encoded by the coding sequence ATGAAGGGTCTGTGTACagtgaaaaggaaattgaacgaAAAGAAGAAAGATTTCTTGACCGAGCAAGTTAGTGCTttgatattgagtcagactccTCAGAAGCTCAGAGATTCTGGTTCTCCCACTATTTATATTACGATTGGAAAATCTCATATTGGGCGAGCTtcacttgatttggggagtagtgtgaacttgctcccattttcaaTATATGAGCAGTTAGATTTAGTTGAGCTGATGAAAACATccatgatgctacagttggcagacagatcATTAAAAGCTTCTCGAGGTGTTATTGAATATGTATTAgtacaagttgacaaattttattacCTAGTGGACTTTAtagttttggatatgcagcaacCTATCTCCAACATCTACCAGGCACCTATTGTTCTTGGTTGGCCATTCCTTGCAACCTCCAATACATTGATCAATTGTCGAAGTGGAGCAGTGAAACTCACATTCGGAAATATGACATTGAAGATGAATGTGTTTAATGCTCACAAGACCCTGACTGGGTGTGATGATTTAGAGGTACATACAGTTGATATGGTAGATGACATGGATATTTCAGAGCTATTGTTGGCATTTGATTCTGATTGTGCATTTGAGAGTGAATCTTTCAAGCAGcctgaggtatttgatgaaaaagttcccttgatTAGAGAGTTTCCAGAATCAGAGGGGCAGTCCACAAAGATAGATGCAATACCAGTTCGTGATGTGCAACAGagattgaatccaaccatgacGAAGGTTGTAAAGAAAGAAGTACTGAAAATTCTAGATGttgacatcatctatcctatcACCGACATGTCATACGCCCCTTGGTTTGATgctattgtgaactaccttgtcatcGACCGAACGCCAGAACATGGGGTAACTCAAGATAAGCATAAGTTCTTTGcagagatcaagatcatacttgagaagacgggttgtcataatcaaaaagacTAG